The following are from one region of the Ruficoccus sp. ZRK36 genome:
- a CDS encoding 16S rRNA (uracil(1498)-N(3))-methyltransferase: MSGFRVYLPEGAPDQGAVDLPASEAHHLVRVLRARVGDAVTLFDGMGTAWQASLSAVESRRATAQVHAREDVPMPARTLVLTLALVKGKAFDEIVRQATQLGVSAIRPVATEHCEVKLKGGRVESKLEHWRAVAVEACKQSGNLRLPELAEPVSLSEAVNLPAGTRLVASLEEGTVPLAQALRNAGEVSGPWEIAIGPEGDFSPGEYTLLREAGYRPVSLARHVLRAETAALYALSVMDAAADCA; the protein is encoded by the coding sequence ATGAGCGGATTTCGTGTCTATTTACCCGAGGGAGCTCCGGATCAGGGGGCGGTCGATCTGCCTGCCTCCGAGGCGCATCATCTGGTGCGTGTGCTGCGGGCTCGGGTAGGGGACGCCGTCACGCTTTTTGACGGAATGGGGACGGCCTGGCAGGCCAGTCTGTCCGCCGTGGAATCCCGTCGCGCCACTGCGCAAGTCCATGCCCGCGAGGATGTTCCCATGCCCGCGCGGACATTGGTTCTGACCCTGGCTCTGGTCAAGGGGAAGGCCTTTGATGAGATTGTCCGGCAGGCGACGCAGCTGGGGGTGTCAGCCATTCGCCCTGTGGCCACCGAGCACTGCGAGGTGAAGCTCAAAGGTGGGCGGGTGGAGTCCAAGCTCGAGCACTGGCGGGCTGTGGCAGTGGAAGCCTGCAAGCAGTCGGGTAACCTGCGGCTGCCAGAGCTGGCTGAGCCGGTGTCGCTGTCGGAGGCTGTTAACTTACCCGCGGGGACGCGGCTGGTGGCTTCGCTGGAAGAGGGGACCGTTCCCCTCGCTCAAGCCTTAAGGAATGCCGGGGAAGTGTCCGGGCCGTGGGAGATTGCCATCGGCCCGGAGGGAGATTTTTCGCCCGGCGAGTATACCCTTTTACGGGAGGCAGGCTATCGGCCTGTCTCGCTCGCTCGACATGTCCTCAGGGCCGAGACTGCCGCCCTCTACGCTCTGAGTGTGATGGACGCGGCTGCGGATTGCGCCTGA
- a CDS encoding sialate O-acetylesterase, with protein sequence MSCLKTRTLLLLTLAAGTLSAQADVSVSAMFGDHMVFQREQANPVWGKADPGEKIAVSINGQTKTTEADADGDWMVKIDALPTGGPYELTIKGNNTLTFTDVLSGEVWVCSGQSNMQWPLERTDFAELELASANYPQIRLMTVNSPATQKPQFTFNNEWQVCTPESVKSFSAVGYLFGKRLYNTLHVPVGLIDNAWGGSALEAWLPREKFDVDEFHTQFLKNYDEKVANYTDENRKQDLAKWEDETAEWKANGSKGRAPRKPSDPRYNQHRPANLYNGRIAPILGYGIRGVIWYQGETNGSRGYQYRTSFPLMIETWRDAWGQGDFPFYWVQLADYKDESDEPGSSGWAELREAQTLTLSLPNTGQAVIVDVGEGRDIHPRNKQVVANRLALLALTKDYGYDFAAESPLYDSMEVKGNKVVLTFDNIDQGLYTFDVNEPIGFAIAGEDQKFVWADAKITGKDTIEVWSKDVPNPVAVRYAWANNPVCNVQDRNGLPLTPFRTDDWKITSQK encoded by the coding sequence ATGTCCTGCTTAAAAACCCGTACCCTCCTTTTACTAACGCTCGCCGCTGGTACACTCAGTGCCCAGGCCGATGTCAGCGTCTCCGCGATGTTCGGCGACCATATGGTCTTCCAGCGCGAGCAGGCCAACCCTGTCTGGGGTAAAGCCGATCCCGGTGAGAAAATCGCCGTTTCCATTAACGGTCAGACAAAGACCACCGAGGCCGACGCAGACGGCGACTGGATGGTGAAGATCGACGCACTGCCCACCGGCGGCCCCTACGAGCTGACCATCAAGGGCAACAACACCCTCACCTTCACCGACGTACTCAGCGGTGAAGTCTGGGTCTGCTCCGGCCAGTCAAACATGCAGTGGCCGCTCGAGCGCACCGACTTCGCCGAGCTGGAGCTCGCCTCCGCCAACTACCCGCAGATTCGCCTGATGACCGTAAACAGCCCGGCCACACAGAAGCCGCAGTTTACCTTTAACAACGAATGGCAGGTCTGCACCCCCGAGAGCGTGAAGTCTTTCTCGGCGGTGGGCTATCTGTTCGGCAAGCGCCTCTACAACACCCTGCACGTGCCGGTCGGACTGATCGACAATGCCTGGGGCGGCTCCGCTCTGGAAGCCTGGCTCCCGCGTGAGAAATTCGATGTGGACGAGTTCCACACCCAGTTCCTGAAGAATTACGACGAGAAGGTCGCGAACTACACCGACGAAAACCGCAAGCAGGATCTCGCCAAGTGGGAAGACGAAACCGCTGAATGGAAGGCCAATGGCTCCAAGGGCCGTGCTCCCCGCAAGCCGAGTGACCCTCGCTACAACCAGCACCGCCCAGCCAACCTCTACAACGGCCGTATCGCCCCCATCCTCGGCTACGGGATTCGCGGCGTCATCTGGTACCAAGGGGAAACCAATGGCAGCCGCGGCTACCAGTATCGCACTTCATTCCCGCTCATGATTGAGACCTGGCGCGATGCCTGGGGCCAGGGGGACTTCCCCTTCTACTGGGTGCAGCTCGCTGACTACAAAGACGAGTCCGACGAACCCGGTAGCAGCGGCTGGGCTGAACTGCGCGAAGCCCAAACCCTTACCCTCTCCCTCCCCAACACCGGGCAGGCTGTCATCGTTGACGTCGGCGAAGGGCGCGACATCCACCCGCGTAACAAGCAGGTCGTCGCCAACCGCCTTGCGCTGCTCGCACTGACCAAGGATTACGGGTATGACTTCGCAGCCGAGAGCCCGCTCTATGATTCCATGGAGGTCAAGGGCAACAAGGTCGTCCTCACCTTCGACAACATCGACCAGGGGCTATACACCTTCGACGTGAACGAGCCGATCGGGTTCGCTATCGCCGGCGAGGACCAGAAGTTCGTCTGGGCCGATGCCAAGATCACCGGCAAGGACACCATCGAGGTCTGGAGCAAAGACGTCCCCAACCCCGTCGCCGTACGCTATGCCTGGGCCAACAACCCAGTCTGCAATGTGCAAGACCGCAACGGCCTGCCGCTGACACCCTTCCGGACTGACGACTGGAAGATCACCAGCCAAAAGTAG
- a CDS encoding nitroreductase family protein, giving the protein MNTVNPERTANPGHPVLDVVKERYSPYIFSGDPVEKDKLLSCLEAARWAASGFNEQPWRYIVADRGDTEAWKKALSCLVEANQAWAKNAGVLILACAKKTFTYNGSPNPTYFHDLGLAGANFTLQAQSLGLHVHMMAGIDADAIRTRYEVPEDYEPHTAIALGYADKPENGDPELAERDQGPRERKPLEEWVFGTSWGQSSPSL; this is encoded by the coding sequence ATGAACACTGTGAATCCTGAACGTACGGCAAATCCTGGCCACCCGGTCCTCGATGTCGTCAAGGAACGCTATAGCCCGTATATTTTCAGCGGAGACCCCGTTGAAAAGGACAAGCTACTCTCCTGCCTTGAGGCTGCCCGCTGGGCTGCTTCCGGCTTCAACGAGCAGCCTTGGCGCTACATTGTCGCGGATCGTGGCGATACCGAAGCCTGGAAGAAGGCTCTCTCCTGCCTGGTCGAGGCCAACCAGGCCTGGGCAAAGAATGCCGGTGTCCTGATCCTCGCCTGCGCGAAGAAGACATTTACGTATAACGGTTCGCCCAACCCGACTTATTTCCACGATCTCGGGCTCGCTGGCGCCAATTTCACGCTGCAGGCCCAGTCACTGGGGCTGCACGTGCACATGATGGCCGGCATTGACGCCGATGCCATCCGCACCCGTTACGAAGTGCCGGAAGACTATGAGCCGCACACGGCCATCGCTCTTGGCTATGCCGACAAGCCCGAGAATGGCGACCCGGAACTCGCCGAGCGCGATCAGGGCCCCCGCGAGCGCAAGCCGCTTGAGGAGTGGGTATTCGGAACGAGTTGGGGCCAAAGCTCGCCCTCTCTCTGA
- a CDS encoding HAD family hydrolase, which yields MHHLRLAVTVTLVVFLSGAGHLYGFRNLSRQSLDPLPSWKDNATKTLILDFLKNADNPTNPGFIPLEDRIAALDLDGTLMVEKVQPTQVEFALTELRRQAEEDPSLKEKQPWKAALENDQTYIRENKSEILLKSVEGMSLEEFRQSAAEFLKAGRHPRYGIPYKDLLYKPMLELVDALREHGFMVYLVSGTQTEFIRALQAQTLRNIQPREIIGSRVAIDFDAEGPHFIQGTYFREPDNWLTGKAENIREYLGKGPVFVAGNSMADYEMLIYADHSPHHNLCLIINHDDDSREYTYQDKELMDLAKKFDWTVVSIKDDWTSILGE from the coding sequence ATGCATCATCTCCGGTTAGCAGTCACGGTCACTCTGGTCGTCTTTCTCTCGGGTGCCGGGCACTTGTACGGCTTTCGCAATCTCTCACGCCAGAGCCTGGACCCGCTCCCCAGCTGGAAAGACAACGCCACCAAGACCCTCATCCTCGATTTTCTGAAGAACGCGGACAACCCGACAAACCCCGGGTTTATCCCGCTGGAGGACCGGATTGCTGCTCTTGATCTGGACGGCACACTGATGGTCGAGAAGGTTCAGCCGACCCAGGTGGAGTTCGCGCTGACCGAGCTGCGCAGGCAGGCAGAGGAGGATCCTTCCCTCAAAGAGAAGCAGCCCTGGAAGGCGGCTCTCGAAAATGACCAGACCTACATTCGCGAGAACAAATCGGAGATTCTCCTCAAGTCCGTGGAGGGCATGAGCCTGGAGGAGTTTCGCCAATCAGCCGCTGAATTTCTGAAAGCCGGACGGCACCCCCGCTACGGCATCCCCTACAAGGACCTCCTCTACAAACCCATGCTGGAGCTGGTTGATGCCCTGCGTGAGCACGGCTTTATGGTGTATCTGGTCTCCGGCACCCAGACAGAGTTCATCCGCGCCCTGCAGGCCCAAACCCTGCGCAATATTCAGCCTCGCGAGATCATCGGCAGCCGGGTGGCTATCGATTTCGATGCTGAGGGGCCGCACTTTATTCAGGGTACGTACTTCCGCGAGCCTGACAACTGGCTGACCGGCAAGGCTGAGAACATCCGCGAGTATCTGGGCAAAGGCCCGGTCTTCGTCGCCGGTAATTCCATGGCCGACTACGAGATGCTGATCTACGCCGACCACTCGCCCCATCACAATCTCTGCCTCATCATCAACCACGATGACGACAGCCGCGAGTACACCTATCAGGACAAGGAACTGATGGACCTGGCGAAGAAATTCGACTGGACGGTCGTCAGCATCAAAGACGACTGGACCAGTATCTTGGGCGAGTAG
- the ppk1 gene encoding polyphosphate kinase 1, which produces MAAPTPPRKRPARKTATATSKAPRTPKGKAKYPYFNRELSWLAFNRRVLDLAASPTQPLLERLKFLSIVSSNLDEFFEIRVAGLVQQVESGVIEVGLDGLGPKEQLRRIHSITGSLVSDQYACWHQQLVPEMKKEGIVFKTRDELTRKEKLWLAKYFEQEVYPVLTPMAIDPAHPFPQLVNKSLNILVSLKEPRTRRHPPKMAIVPVPRILPRVVHIDPKDKGPQTYIFLSDVIKLHYDQLFPGFKVLGAWAFRITRNSDLYIDEEEVENLLKQIEEELHKLRKGDPVRLEIENEVDDAMLHQLTKAIDLPSDFIVRIDGPINLMRLMSVYGMIERPDLKDASFQPNIPADLSQPDKLFANIRQADFLLHHPYDSFNPVVDFLREAGRDPQVFAIKQTLYRTSGDSPIIEALKQASENGKQVTALVELKARFDEANNIQWARELEEVGVHVVYGLVGLKTHCKCCLVVRREADGLRRYVHLGTGNYNPKTARLYTDLSYFTAKEHITSEVADLFNTLTGFSRSPHFKNLLVAPFNLHSGMQALIQRETRNAKAGKPARIIAKTNSLIEKETIDNLYAASQAGVKIELIVRGICGLVPGVKGLSENITVRSILGRYLEHSRIYYFENAGGKPEIFLGSADWMPRNFFRRIECVFPVEDDELRREITEDILTAFLKDSTATLLQANGAYRPQPGSKNAPAYSSQQDFMLQADERRSHNERIQRENSQHQTD; this is translated from the coding sequence ATGGCCGCACCGACTCCTCCGCGTAAACGACCCGCCCGCAAAACCGCCACCGCCACCTCGAAGGCTCCGCGCACTCCCAAAGGCAAGGCCAAGTACCCGTATTTCAACCGTGAGCTGAGCTGGCTGGCCTTTAACCGCCGGGTGCTCGATCTGGCTGCCTCACCGACTCAGCCCCTGCTGGAGCGGTTAAAGTTCCTGTCCATTGTCAGCTCGAACCTGGACGAGTTTTTCGAGATCCGCGTAGCCGGGCTCGTGCAGCAGGTCGAGAGCGGCGTGATCGAGGTCGGGCTCGACGGGCTCGGCCCGAAGGAACAGCTCCGGCGCATCCACAGCATCACCGGCAGCCTCGTCTCCGACCAGTACGCCTGCTGGCACCAGCAGCTCGTGCCCGAGATGAAAAAGGAGGGCATCGTCTTCAAGACGCGCGACGAGCTAACCCGCAAGGAAAAGCTGTGGCTGGCCAAGTACTTCGAGCAGGAGGTGTACCCGGTGCTCACGCCGATGGCGATTGACCCGGCCCACCCCTTCCCGCAGCTCGTTAACAAATCCCTCAACATCCTCGTCAGCCTGAAGGAGCCGCGCACCCGCCGACACCCGCCCAAGATGGCGATCGTGCCGGTCCCGCGCATCCTGCCTCGCGTGGTGCACATCGACCCCAAGGACAAGGGCCCGCAGACCTACATCTTCCTCAGCGACGTCATAAAGCTCCACTACGACCAGCTCTTTCCCGGCTTCAAGGTGCTCGGCGCGTGGGCCTTCCGCATCACCCGCAACAGCGACCTCTACATCGACGAGGAAGAAGTCGAAAACCTGCTCAAGCAAATCGAGGAGGAACTCCACAAGCTCCGCAAGGGCGACCCGGTACGCCTTGAGATCGAGAACGAGGTGGACGACGCCATGCTCCACCAGCTCACGAAGGCCATTGACCTGCCCTCGGATTTTATCGTACGCATCGACGGGCCGATCAACCTGATGCGCCTGATGAGCGTCTATGGCATGATCGAGCGCCCCGACCTCAAGGACGCCTCCTTCCAGCCGAACATCCCGGCCGACCTCTCGCAGCCCGATAAACTCTTCGCGAATATCCGGCAGGCTGACTTTCTCCTGCACCACCCGTACGACTCCTTTAACCCGGTGGTGGACTTTCTGCGTGAAGCCGGGCGCGACCCGCAGGTCTTCGCCATCAAGCAGACCCTTTACCGCACGAGCGGGGACTCCCCCATCATCGAGGCGCTCAAGCAGGCCTCGGAAAACGGCAAGCAAGTCACCGCTCTGGTCGAGCTCAAGGCACGCTTCGACGAGGCCAACAACATCCAGTGGGCACGCGAGCTGGAGGAGGTCGGCGTCCATGTCGTCTATGGACTGGTCGGCCTGAAAACCCACTGCAAGTGCTGCCTGGTCGTGCGCCGTGAAGCCGACGGGCTCCGCCGCTACGTGCACCTGGGCACCGGCAACTACAACCCGAAGACCGCCCGCCTTTACACCGACCTGAGCTACTTCACCGCCAAGGAGCACATCACCTCCGAGGTGGCCGACCTCTTTAACACCTTGACGGGCTTCTCCCGGTCGCCGCACTTCAAGAACCTTTTGGTCGCCCCCTTTAACCTGCACTCAGGCATGCAGGCGCTCATCCAGCGCGAAACCCGCAACGCCAAGGCCGGCAAGCCCGCCCGCATCATCGCCAAGACCAACAGCCTGATCGAAAAGGAAACCATCGACAACCTCTACGCCGCCTCGCAGGCAGGGGTAAAGATCGAGCTGATCGTGCGCGGCATCTGTGGCCTCGTCCCCGGCGTCAAAGGCTTGAGTGAAAACATCACCGTACGCAGCATCCTCGGGCGCTATCTGGAGCATAGCCGCATCTATTACTTTGAAAACGCAGGCGGCAAGCCGGAGATATTCCTCGGCAGTGCCGACTGGATGCCCCGCAATTTCTTCCGCCGCATCGAGTGTGTATTCCCCGTCGAGGACGACGAACTGCGGCGCGAAATCACCGAGGATATCCTGACGGCTTTCCTCAAGGACAGCACGGCCACCCTCCTCCAGGCCAATGGTGCCTACCGCCCGCAGCCCGGCTCGAAAAACGCCCCCGCCTATTCCTCCCAGCAGGACTTTATGCTCCAGGCCGACGAGCGACGTTCACACAACGAGAGGATTCAGCGCGAGAACAGCCAGCACCAGACCGACTAG
- a CDS encoding YkvA family protein, producing MTDDFQQHYSESGFWDKVQKFSKQIGREVLEKALVLYYTGIDEKTPKWAKTVLFTALGYLILPLDTIPDITPGVGFADDTAALLAAAASVASCISEKHRQQAKQKIKTWFKATSTSNPPDENT from the coding sequence ATGACCGACGATTTCCAGCAGCACTATTCCGAGAGCGGTTTCTGGGACAAGGTCCAGAAGTTCTCGAAGCAGATCGGGCGTGAGGTCTTGGAAAAGGCGCTCGTGCTCTACTACACCGGCATCGACGAGAAAACGCCCAAATGGGCCAAGACGGTCTTGTTCACGGCGCTCGGATACCTCATTCTCCCCCTAGACACGATCCCGGACATCACGCCGGGCGTGGGCTTCGCCGACGACACCGCCGCCCTGCTGGCCGCGGCCGCCAGCGTGGCCAGCTGCATTTCCGAGAAACACCGCCAGCAGGCGAAACAGAAGATCAAAACCTGGTTTAAAGCCACCTCCACTTCCAATCCCCCCGACGAAAACACCTGA
- a CDS encoding NAD-dependent succinate-semialdehyde dehydrogenase — translation MPLQTLNPATGELLREYPEMELPEILSILEKVQEDFGPWSRRPVAKRAARFKRVAEILRTEKKAFAAVMTKEMGKPIKEAVSEIEKCAWLCEYYVEKGPEFLADQSIETEASESFVTFQPLGIVLAVMPWNFPFWQVFRAAVPALIAGNAVVLKHASNVPECALTIEAIFQRAGFPLNIFRTLMVTSANAAVIVAHPYVQGVTLTGSEEAGKKIAAQAGTQLKKTVLELGGSDAYLVLADADLELAAKTCAASRMINGGQTCISAKRFIVVERVRAEFEKAVVEAMRDYAMGDPKQPDTKLGPMARTDLRDELHGQVQRCLNEGATLLLGGEVPDKPGAWYPATVLTDVKPGMPAYSDELFGPAAAIIPVKDEAEGIAVANDTRFGLGAAVFTQDIVEGRKIAREELHAGAVAVNDFVRSDPRLPFGGIKASGYGRELANFGIHEFVNIKTVVVK, via the coding sequence ATGCCTCTGCAAACGCTCAACCCCGCAACCGGCGAACTTTTACGCGAATACCCGGAGATGGAACTGCCCGAGATCCTCTCCATCCTCGAAAAGGTCCAGGAGGACTTTGGCCCGTGGAGCAGGCGACCCGTGGCGAAACGTGCCGCACGCTTCAAGCGCGTGGCCGAGATCCTGCGTACGGAGAAGAAGGCCTTCGCTGCCGTGATGACGAAGGAGATGGGCAAGCCGATAAAGGAGGCTGTCTCCGAGATCGAGAAATGCGCCTGGTTGTGCGAATACTACGTCGAGAAAGGCCCGGAGTTCCTCGCTGACCAGTCGATCGAGACCGAGGCCTCGGAGAGCTTCGTCACCTTTCAGCCACTGGGGATCGTGCTCGCCGTCATGCCTTGGAACTTCCCCTTCTGGCAGGTCTTTCGCGCCGCCGTCCCGGCGCTGATCGCGGGTAACGCCGTCGTCCTCAAGCACGCCTCCAACGTCCCCGAGTGTGCCCTGACCATCGAGGCGATTTTCCAGCGGGCTGGCTTTCCGCTAAATATTTTCCGCACCCTGATGGTCACCTCCGCCAACGCCGCGGTGATCGTCGCCCACCCCTATGTACAGGGCGTCACGCTGACCGGCTCCGAGGAGGCGGGAAAAAAGATTGCCGCACAGGCCGGTACGCAGCTGAAGAAAACCGTCCTGGAGCTGGGCGGGTCGGACGCCTACCTCGTGCTCGCCGACGCCGATCTGGAGCTGGCCGCGAAGACCTGCGCAGCCTCCCGCATGATCAACGGCGGCCAGACCTGCATCAGCGCCAAGCGCTTCATTGTCGTCGAGCGGGTGCGGGCGGAGTTTGAAAAAGCCGTCGTCGAGGCCATGCGCGACTACGCGATGGGGGACCCCAAGCAACCGGATACCAAGCTCGGCCCGATGGCTCGCACGGACCTGCGCGACGAGCTGCACGGGCAAGTCCAGCGTTGCCTGAACGAGGGGGCCACCCTCCTGCTCGGCGGCGAAGTCCCCGACAAGCCCGGCGCGTGGTACCCGGCCACCGTCCTCACGGACGTGAAGCCCGGCATGCCCGCCTACTCGGACGAGCTCTTCGGCCCGGCGGCCGCGATCATCCCGGTCAAGGACGAGGCCGAGGGCATCGCCGTGGCCAACGACACCCGCTTCGGGCTCGGCGCGGCGGTCTTCACGCAAGACATCGTGGAGGGCCGCAAGATCGCCCGCGAGGAGCTGCACGCGGGCGCAGTGGCGGTCAACGACTTCGTCCGCAGCGACCCGCGCCTGCCCTTCGGCGGCATCAAGGCCAGCGGCTACGGCCGCGAGCTGGCAAACTTCGGCATCCACGAGTTTGTGAACATCAAGACCGTGGTGGTGAAGTAA
- a CDS encoding glycosyltransferase family 4 protein: MRILVGSHVFHPCVGGIEAVSAMLAEAFLKLGHEVKLVTLTPSGAPDEFPYAVHRQPDRAELKSLLGWCDVFWQNNISLKTLGSALLKGTPTVVTHQTWLMRPSGRIGWQDVIKKLASTRVHNVAISRAIAEALPGKSIIIGNPYRDELFRRDEDIPKERDVVFLGRLVSDKGADLLIDALEGLDVSCTIIGDGPARATLEARAEGRDIIFTGMKSGPELVTLLNQHKLLAVPSRWNEPFGIVALEGIACGCVPVVSAGGGLPDAAGPCGVTFPNNNAGAMRPLLRDLLANPARRQSLLAHAPDHLAKHTAEAIARRYVEVFEGIAK, encoded by the coding sequence ATGCGCATCCTCGTCGGCTCCCATGTCTTTCATCCCTGCGTGGGCGGGATCGAGGCCGTTTCGGCCATGCTGGCGGAGGCTTTTCTAAAGCTCGGTCACGAGGTGAAGCTCGTCACGCTGACACCCTCAGGTGCGCCGGATGAGTTTCCCTATGCCGTCCACCGTCAGCCCGACCGAGCGGAGCTTAAGTCGCTGCTGGGGTGGTGCGATGTTTTCTGGCAAAACAACATCAGCCTGAAAACACTCGGCTCGGCTCTGCTCAAAGGCACGCCGACGGTGGTCACGCACCAGACCTGGCTCATGCGTCCGTCAGGGCGCATCGGGTGGCAGGATGTTATAAAAAAGCTCGCCTCCACGCGGGTCCATAATGTCGCCATCAGCCGCGCTATCGCCGAGGCCCTGCCCGGCAAATCGATCATTATCGGGAATCCGTACCGGGACGAGTTGTTCCGCCGCGACGAGGATATCCCGAAGGAGCGCGACGTGGTCTTTCTCGGGCGGCTCGTCTCGGATAAAGGGGCGGACCTGCTCATCGACGCGCTGGAGGGATTGGACGTAAGCTGCACCATCATCGGTGATGGGCCTGCCCGCGCCACGCTCGAAGCCCGCGCAGAGGGGCGTGATATTATTTTTACCGGGATGAAGTCCGGCCCTGAGCTGGTTACGCTATTGAACCAGCACAAACTCCTCGCCGTGCCCTCGCGCTGGAACGAGCCCTTCGGGATCGTCGCACTGGAGGGGATCGCCTGCGGCTGCGTGCCCGTGGTCTCGGCCGGGGGCGGGCTGCCCGATGCAGCCGGGCCGTGCGGAGTGACCTTCCCGAATAACAACGCCGGTGCCATGCGCCCGCTGCTGCGCGACCTGCTCGCCAACCCGGCCCGCCGCCAGAGCCTCCTCGCTCACGCTCCCGATCATCTCGCCAAGCATACCGCCGAGGCTATCGCCCGCCGCTATGTGGAAGTGTTTGAGGGAATCGCGAAGTAG
- the htpG gene encoding molecular chaperone HtpG has protein sequence MSNQAPETHEFQAEVKQVLDIVVHSLYTDKDIFVRELVSNASDALEKLRHTQLTEKDIYDDNLGLEVNLTTDDAAGTLTIQDFGIGMTREELVENLGTIAHSGSKAFLQAIKENGGMNENLIGQFGVGFYSVFMVAKEVKVFTHTWKKDGEGLCWTSDGSGKYTIEPSEGQRRGTKIVITLQEEYKEFAQNDRVKDILERYSSFIEFPVNLNGEKVNTTQAVWLKNKNDVSEDEYKEFYKFQAKAFDEPMDWMHFSADAPLAVNALIYVPGSNPELLGFGRTEPAVALHCRKILIDPEPPELLPEWLRFLKGVVDSADLPLNISRESMQDSSLVKRLGEVITKRFIKHLGEVSRKDAEKFEKIWRTFGVFIKEGVATDMTHRDKLSELLRFESSETEPGKLTSLQAYVDRMKEDQKAIYFLAGPSRKAIESGPYLEAFKARSLEVIYCLEPIDDFVMQHLRVFKEKELTSADQDELDLGDTTKEAEGEELAKEQLDALCAWLKETLGEDRVKEVSAGKRLVDSPALALNADKMMTSHMRRMMKAMAQARGEDAGADMPTLVNLELNPRHGLIKHLAELKDKDADTAKLVAEQVYDNALISAGMLEDPRAMINRLHQLLEKVGSKA, from the coding sequence ATGTCCAACCAAGCTCCCGAAACCCACGAATTCCAGGCCGAGGTCAAGCAAGTCCTCGATATCGTCGTCCACTCGCTCTACACGGACAAGGATATCTTCGTCCGCGAACTCGTCTCCAACGCCTCTGATGCGCTGGAAAAGCTGCGCCACACTCAGTTGACCGAGAAAGACATCTACGACGATAACCTCGGGCTCGAAGTCAACCTCACCACCGACGATGCCGCCGGGACCCTTACGATCCAGGACTTCGGTATCGGCATGACCCGCGAAGAGCTGGTCGAAAACCTCGGCACCATCGCCCACTCCGGCTCCAAGGCATTCCTCCAGGCCATCAAGGAAAACGGCGGCATGAACGAGAACCTGATCGGTCAGTTCGGCGTCGGCTTCTACAGCGTCTTCATGGTCGCCAAGGAGGTAAAGGTCTTCACGCACACCTGGAAGAAAGACGGCGAGGGCCTGTGCTGGACCTCCGACGGCTCCGGTAAGTACACCATCGAGCCCTCCGAGGGGCAGCGCCGCGGCACGAAGATCGTCATCACCCTTCAGGAAGAGTACAAGGAGTTCGCCCAGAACGACCGCGTGAAGGATATCCTCGAGCGCTACTCCAGCTTCATCGAGTTCCCGGTCAACCTCAACGGCGAGAAGGTCAACACCACGCAGGCCGTCTGGCTCAAGAACAAGAACGATGTATCCGAAGACGAATACAAGGAGTTCTACAAGTTTCAGGCCAAGGCCTTTGACGAGCCGATGGACTGGATGCACTTTTCGGCGGACGCGCCGCTGGCCGTCAACGCGCTGATCTACGTCCCCGGCTCAAACCCCGAGCTGCTCGGCTTCGGGCGCACCGAGCCCGCCGTGGCCCTGCACTGCCGTAAGATCCTCATCGATCCCGAGCCGCCGGAGCTCCTGCCCGAGTGGCTGCGCTTCCTCAAGGGCGTAGTCGACTCCGCCGATTTGCCGCTGAATATTTCCCGCGAGTCCATGCAGGACAGCTCGCTGGTCAAGCGCCTGGGCGAAGTCATCACCAAGCGCTTCATCAAGCACCTCGGGGAGGTTTCCCGCAAGGACGCCGAGAAGTTCGAAAAGATCTGGCGCACCTTTGGCGTGTTTATCAAGGAAGGTGTCGCCACGGACATGACGCACCGCGACAAGCTCTCCGAGCTGCTGCGCTTCGAGTCCTCCGAGACCGAGCCGGGTAAGCTCACCAGCCTGCAGGCCTATGTGGACCGCATGAAGGAAGACCAGAAGGCGATCTACTTCCTCGCCGGTCCCAGCCGCAAGGCCATCGAATCCGGCCCGTACCTGGAGGCTTTCAAGGCCCGCTCGCTGGAGGTCATTTACTGCCTGGAGCCGATCGACGACTTCGTCATGCAGCACCTGCGCGTGTTCAAGGAAAAGGAGCTGACCAGCGCCGACCAGGATGAGCTCGACCTCGGCGACACCACCAAGGAAGCCGAAGGCGAAGAACTGGCCAAAGAACAGCTCGACGCCCTCTGCGCATGGTTGAAAGAAACCCTCGGTGAAGACCGCGTGAAGGAAGTCAGCGCGGGCAAGCGCCTCGTGGACAGCCCCGCCCTCGCCCTCAACGCCGACAAGATGATGACCTCGCACATGCGCCGCATGATGAAGGCCATGGCTCAGGCTCGCGGCGAGGACGCTGGTGCGGACATGCCCACCCTCGTCAACCTCGAGCTCAACCCGCGCCACGGCCTGATCAAGCACCTCGCCGAACTCAAGGACAAGGACGCCGACACCGCGAAACTGGTAGCCGAGCAGGTCTACGACAATGCGCTCATCTCCGCCGGTATGCTGGAGGACCCGCGCGCCATGATCAACCGCCTCCACCAGCTTCTGGAAAAGGTCGGCTCTAAGGCGTAA